The Methanocella arvoryzae MRE50 genome includes a region encoding these proteins:
- a CDS encoding GNAT family N-acetyltransferase, with amino-acid sequence MEHYIIQEMSVSDQDQVCSIFRNGVASGDHVLDADDPAEWIDFERGENLVAKLDDKVVGWAIVTPLEEAELPQGVGRIGVFVDPEYRGKGIGRLLLNSAIQYSEEQGIDSLICGIVPDNLPAVMLHKSCGFKALGMLRDAGMCGGRKRDAVLLQHTYA; translated from the coding sequence ATGGAACATTACATTATTCAGGAGATGTCGGTCTCCGATCAGGATCAGGTCTGCTCGATTTTCAGGAATGGTGTGGCCTCCGGCGATCATGTGCTGGATGCCGATGATCCGGCGGAATGGATCGATTTCGAGCGCGGGGAAAACCTGGTGGCCAAGCTGGACGATAAGGTAGTGGGCTGGGCAATCGTTACACCGCTGGAGGAGGCGGAGTTGCCTCAGGGCGTCGGTCGTATCGGCGTCTTCGTAGATCCGGAATACCGGGGTAAAGGCATCGGCCGCCTGCTGTTAAACTCAGCCATCCAGTACTCGGAAGAACAGGGCATAGACTCGCTGATCTGCGGCATTGTGCCCGATAACCTGCCTGCGGTGATGCTGCACAAGTCCTGCGGTTTCAAAGCGCTTGGTATGCTAAGAGATGCTGGCATGTGCGGTGGCAGAAAGCGGGACGCCGTTTTATTGCAGCACACCTATGCCTGA
- a CDS encoding Coenzyme F420 hydrogenase/dehydrogenase, beta subunit C-terminal domain, with translation MHSNASSKPSVLPYKELEESVWKKDVCAGCRACITICPGNTLAYDVEEHKPYQHTPCVDCKACLEVCPRTPANYAAFRSPEIIGPYLDIKSARAGIEVERSQNGGVVTALLTAALEEGLVDCALVMGSDRWVQKAHPMIAYYPEDLSKAAGSKYDSNGILEALKTVAGDDSIRSVAVVGTPCAIQAIGLLRASTNEYAMKLARKVRFAIGLFCFEVFDDSMVGEVSKRLGVPTWRITKMNAAEGKMTVTLRGGEVKEIPLSSLEGFVRKGCKACPDFTAKSADISVGSVGSKPGLSTVIVRTAAGLGLYEIAEDMQYIEAVPGINAAAIEKVGRLKLKRNGLL, from the coding sequence ATGCATAGCAACGCATCATCGAAGCCGTCCGTTCTCCCCTACAAGGAGCTCGAAGAGTCGGTCTGGAAAAAGGACGTGTGTGCAGGCTGCAGAGCTTGCATCACGATATGTCCGGGCAACACGCTTGCCTACGACGTCGAAGAGCACAAGCCATACCAGCACACGCCGTGCGTGGACTGCAAAGCATGCCTGGAAGTGTGCCCGAGGACGCCGGCTAACTATGCGGCCTTCAGGTCACCCGAAATCATCGGCCCGTACCTGGACATCAAGAGCGCCAGGGCAGGAATCGAAGTCGAGCGGAGCCAGAACGGCGGAGTCGTCACAGCGCTCCTGACCGCTGCCCTGGAGGAAGGACTCGTCGACTGTGCGCTTGTGATGGGATCCGACCGCTGGGTCCAGAAAGCTCACCCGATGATCGCCTATTACCCTGAAGACCTGAGCAAAGCTGCAGGCAGCAAGTATGACTCCAACGGCATCCTCGAAGCGCTGAAAACGGTCGCTGGCGATGACAGTATTCGCAGTGTAGCCGTTGTTGGCACTCCTTGCGCCATCCAGGCCATCGGCCTGCTCCGTGCCTCTACAAATGAGTACGCCATGAAGCTCGCCCGGAAAGTCAGGTTTGCCATAGGGTTGTTCTGCTTCGAAGTCTTCGATGACTCCATGGTTGGAGAGGTCTCGAAGCGCCTCGGTGTGCCTACCTGGCGGATCACGAAGATGAACGCCGCAGAAGGCAAGATGACGGTCACCCTCCGGGGCGGGGAAGTTAAGGAGATCCCACTGTCGAGCCTCGAAGGCTTCGTGCGGAAAGGCTGTAAAGCATGCCCTGACTTCACTGCGAAGTCGGCCGACATCAGCGTCGGCAGCGTCGGCAGCAAGCCGGGCTTGAGCACAGTCATCGTCAGAACTGCCGCAGGCCTGGGCTTGTATGAAATAGCAGAGGACATGCAGTACATAGAAGCTGTCCCCGGCATCAATGCGGCAGCCATCGAAAAAGTCGGCAGGCTCAAGCTTAAGAGGAATGGCTTACTATAA
- a CDS encoding cell division protein FtsZ: protein MICKLSHCEWAIICPESSFLPEVLTHMFVPDPIKQTTMGDEAVYNYFPKQIRIAGVGSAGCNVLNYLYSIGAFGAHLIAIDTDERRLSVIRADEKFLIGQSVIKESGAAGDVEIGRLAAEKSGWKLDESFRATKLMFLVAGMGGGTGTGAAPVVARIAKEYGAVVVAIVTLPFSDEVEARKKAVEGVEKMLDIASTTIVIDFDRLPGYDPEMPKQNAYGIADELIAEKIKTIVESSTQRPLVHMNLLDLQKLLKEGGLSVMLTCRDRSDDNLLTVIKRAMDHPLSALDYKEATGALIHVASGRDMSVEGVIQIVEYIYNKCNPTIRVLYGARLEKTNDCRIKLLVILTGLRKEQFREKYGGSP from the coding sequence ATGATCTGCAAACTAAGCCATTGCGAATGGGCAATTATCTGCCCCGAGAGCAGTTTTCTTCCCGAGGTGCTGACGCATATGTTTGTTCCGGACCCCATAAAGCAGACCACGATGGGAGACGAAGCAGTATACAACTACTTCCCCAAGCAGATCAGGATCGCAGGAGTCGGGAGTGCCGGCTGCAACGTCCTCAACTACCTGTACAGCATCGGCGCCTTCGGCGCTCACCTGATTGCCATCGACACTGACGAGCGTCGCCTGAGCGTGATCAGGGCGGATGAAAAGTTCCTCATCGGCCAGTCTGTGATCAAGGAGTCCGGGGCAGCGGGAGACGTCGAAATCGGCAGGCTGGCCGCGGAGAAGTCAGGCTGGAAGCTGGACGAGTCATTCAGGGCGACGAAGCTCATGTTCCTCGTGGCCGGCATGGGCGGCGGCACCGGCACCGGAGCAGCACCTGTCGTCGCCCGGATAGCGAAAGAATACGGCGCAGTAGTGGTCGCTATCGTGACCCTGCCGTTCAGCGACGAGGTCGAGGCGAGGAAAAAGGCCGTGGAAGGGGTTGAGAAGATGCTGGATATCGCCAGCACCACGATCGTGATCGACTTCGACCGTCTCCCTGGCTACGACCCCGAAATGCCGAAGCAGAACGCGTACGGTATTGCAGACGAACTGATTGCCGAAAAGATCAAGACCATCGTGGAGTCGAGCACCCAGCGGCCCCTCGTCCACATGAACCTGCTCGACTTGCAGAAACTGCTCAAAGAAGGCGGCCTCAGCGTCATGCTCACCTGCCGGGACCGGAGCGATGACAATCTCCTCACGGTGATCAAACGAGCGATGGACCACCCCCTCTCCGCCCTGGACTACAAAGAAGCAACGGGCGCCCTCATACATGTGGCCAGCGGCAGAGATATGTCGGTGGAAGGCGTGATCCAGATCGTCGAGTACATTTACAATAAGTGCAACCCGACAATACGTGTCCTGTACGGTGCCAGGCTCGAAAAAACCAACGACTGCAGAATTAAATTACTCGTCATCCTGACCGGGCTCAGAAAAGAGCAGTTCCGGGAGAAGTACGGCGGTTCGCCATAG
- the thiC gene encoding phosphomethylpyrimidine synthase ThiC, translating into MSFLEQAKRGEITEEMKIVARDEGVTPEFVQRGVAAGRIVIPVTPYRNIRPVGIGEGLRTKVNASIGTSSDIVDVDTEVRKAIAAEQAGADTLMELSTGGDFSEIRKKVCAATSLSVGSVPLYQAFIEAARKYGAVVHMKEDDLFRITEEQAKLGTNFMAIHTGINRITVERLKKQGRHGGLCSRGGAFMTAWMIHNDKENPLYSEFDYLLEILKKHEVTLSMGNGMRAGAVHDATDRAQIQELVMNSELSDQAYDFGVQVIVEGPGHVPLNEIEANVILMKRMSGNKPFYMLGPLVTDIAPGMDNIVAAIGASMSAAYGADFICYVTPAEHLALPNVEDVKTGVMSARLAAHIGDMIKYGKRDRDLEMAHARKNLDWNRMYELSLNPELAREIRSSRMPEDKEACTMCGDYCAVKIVQQTFNF; encoded by the coding sequence ATGAGTTTTCTTGAGCAGGCTAAAAGAGGAGAAATTACCGAAGAGATGAAGATCGTTGCCCGGGACGAGGGCGTTACCCCCGAGTTTGTCCAGCGTGGCGTCGCCGCAGGGAGGATCGTCATCCCCGTGACACCGTACCGGAACATCAGGCCGGTGGGCATAGGGGAAGGCCTCCGGACCAAGGTCAATGCTTCGATCGGCACCTCCTCGGACATCGTCGACGTCGATACTGAAGTCAGAAAAGCGATCGCGGCAGAGCAGGCCGGAGCCGATACCCTGATGGAGCTGTCTACCGGCGGCGACTTCTCCGAAATCCGCAAAAAGGTGTGTGCCGCGACGTCGCTGTCGGTGGGCAGCGTGCCGCTGTACCAGGCATTCATCGAGGCCGCCCGCAAATACGGCGCTGTGGTGCATATGAAAGAGGATGACCTGTTCAGGATTACGGAGGAGCAGGCTAAGCTGGGCACGAACTTTATGGCTATCCACACCGGCATCAACCGTATTACTGTGGAGCGGCTGAAGAAGCAGGGCAGGCATGGCGGCCTCTGCAGCAGAGGCGGAGCCTTCATGACTGCCTGGATGATCCACAACGACAAAGAGAACCCCCTGTACAGCGAGTTCGACTACCTGCTGGAAATCCTGAAAAAGCACGAGGTCACCCTTTCGATGGGTAATGGCATGCGCGCCGGCGCGGTGCACGATGCGACCGACCGGGCTCAGATTCAGGAGCTGGTGATGAACTCCGAGCTGTCCGACCAGGCCTACGACTTTGGCGTCCAGGTCATAGTGGAAGGCCCCGGCCACGTCCCCCTGAACGAGATCGAGGCCAACGTTATCCTGATGAAGCGCATGTCGGGGAACAAGCCATTCTACATGCTGGGACCCCTTGTTACGGACATCGCCCCGGGCATGGACAACATAGTGGCCGCAATCGGGGCGTCGATGTCAGCGGCATACGGCGCTGATTTCATCTGCTATGTCACCCCGGCGGAGCACCTGGCGCTGCCCAACGTGGAAGACGTCAAAACCGGCGTCATGTCAGCGAGACTCGCCGCCCACATAGGAGACATGATCAAGTACGGCAAGCGTGACAGGGACCTAGAAATGGCCCACGCCAGGAAGAACCTCGACTGGAACCGCATGTACGAGCTCTCGCTGAACCCGGAACTGGCGAGAGAAATCAGGTCGAGCCGGATGCCGGAAGACAAGGAAGCATGTACAATGTGCGGAGACTACTGTGCGGTAAAAATCGTCCAGCAGACCTTTAACTTCTGA
- a CDS encoding metallophosphoesterase family protein has translation MEMKIGLISDIHANVVALQAVLDDMKDVDVILCAGDIVGYNPYPNETVELLKKYRVKCVKGNYDNAVVTGDTQWFNPVAIQTVRWTTENITRDNLRFLETLPDHIDLNGITIYHGSPSRLEEFIFENDHERFCQVFDPYDVQVVVFGHTHVPLKKVCGSKIILNPGSVGQPRDGDPRASYGIWDTEKQEFTVRRVSYDYTKVQEKIKEAGLPQMMADRLKYGK, from the coding sequence ATGGAAATGAAGATCGGCCTCATTTCGGACATACATGCCAATGTCGTCGCATTACAGGCGGTCCTGGACGATATGAAGGACGTCGATGTTATCTTATGTGCAGGCGACATTGTAGGCTATAATCCTTACCCTAACGAGACCGTCGAACTGCTGAAGAAATACCGGGTTAAGTGTGTCAAGGGCAACTACGATAACGCGGTCGTCACGGGAGACACGCAGTGGTTCAACCCCGTGGCCATACAGACAGTACGGTGGACTACCGAGAACATCACCAGAGACAACCTGAGATTTCTGGAGACGCTGCCAGACCATATCGATCTGAACGGCATCACGATCTACCACGGAAGCCCGAGCAGGCTCGAGGAGTTCATCTTCGAGAACGACCACGAGCGGTTTTGCCAGGTTTTCGACCCCTACGACGTTCAGGTAGTGGTCTTCGGACACACTCACGTACCCCTCAAAAAGGTCTGCGGCAGCAAGATCATCCTGAACCCGGGCAGCGTAGGCCAGCCGAGAGACGGAGATCCCCGGGCAAGCTACGGCATATGGGACACTGAAAAGCAGGAGTTCACCGTGCGCAGGGTCAGCTACGACTACACTAAAGTGCAGGAAAAGATCAAAGAGGCAGGCCTTCCCCAGATGATGGCTGACAGATTGAAATATGGTAAATAA
- the phoU gene encoding phosphate signaling complex protein PhoU, translating into MSREYYLQQIKQLEDDFFQMGEDSLRLMSRSLRSLVNKDLELAKQVMEESDRMADREIELENKCIELLATQQPMASDLRFISTVLKILTECRRFSRLAWDIGLITIKVDGEELLPQIKDVCEMYENVHAMVRDSFIAFRDRNVELAKSMSARDDVVDAQYDRIRRELINVMINDPSTIDIASHLSFVARYLERSADHACVIASWTIYMVTGERVRIR; encoded by the coding sequence ATGTCTAGAGAATACTATTTGCAGCAGATCAAACAGCTCGAGGACGACTTTTTCCAGATGGGGGAAGACTCCCTCCGTTTGATGTCCAGATCGCTCCGGTCGCTGGTCAACAAGGATCTTGAGCTGGCTAAACAGGTCATGGAAGAGAGCGATAGGATGGCAGACCGCGAAATCGAGCTGGAAAACAAGTGCATCGAGCTTCTTGCAACTCAGCAGCCCATGGCCTCGGACTTGCGGTTCATCAGCACCGTCCTGAAAATACTGACAGAATGCCGCCGGTTTTCAAGGCTGGCCTGGGATATCGGCCTGATCACGATAAAGGTGGATGGGGAAGAGCTGCTGCCCCAGATCAAGGACGTCTGCGAGATGTATGAAAATGTACACGCCATGGTACGTGACAGCTTTATCGCCTTCAGGGACCGGAACGTGGAGCTGGCGAAGTCCATGAGCGCGAGGGACGATGTGGTAGATGCCCAGTACGATCGGATCAGGAGAGAGCTGATCAACGTCATGATCAATGATCCGTCAACTATTGACATAGCGTCACACCTGTCTTTTGTCGCCCGGTACCTGGAGAGATCGGCAGATCACGCTTGCGTCATAGCGTCCTGGACGATCTACATGGTCACCGGGGAAAGGGTGAGGATCAGGTAA
- the pstB gene encoding phosphate ABC transporter ATP-binding protein PstB, whose product MGSAVIESRDLNLYYGKAHALKNINMDIPEKSITAIIGPSGCGKSTYLRCMNRMNDLLPGVKITGTLGFRGKNIYDRDVDVVALRKDIGMVFQKPNPFPMSIYDNVAYGPRIHGVRKRETLDHIVERSLQQAALWDELKDRLRDSALSISGGQQQRLCIARCLAVEPEVILMDEPASALDPIATSKIEDLMRELKERYTIVIVTHNMQQAARVSDRTAFFLMGELIEYDYTKKLFENPADRRTEDYITGRFG is encoded by the coding sequence ATGGGCAGCGCAGTCATCGAGTCGAGAGACCTGAACCTGTACTATGGCAAGGCTCACGCGCTCAAGAACATCAATATGGACATACCTGAAAAAAGCATCACAGCGATAATCGGACCGTCAGGGTGCGGGAAGTCTACATATCTCCGGTGCATGAACCGCATGAACGACCTGCTGCCCGGAGTTAAGATCACCGGAACCCTCGGCTTCCGGGGCAAAAACATATACGATCGGGACGTCGACGTAGTTGCGCTACGCAAGGACATCGGCATGGTCTTCCAGAAGCCCAACCCGTTCCCGATGTCTATCTACGATAATGTTGCCTATGGCCCGAGAATTCATGGTGTCCGAAAACGGGAAACCCTCGACCATATTGTCGAGAGAAGCTTACAGCAGGCAGCCCTGTGGGATGAGCTGAAGGACAGGCTACGAGACTCGGCGCTCAGTATCTCCGGCGGCCAGCAGCAGCGCTTATGCATTGCCCGGTGTTTAGCGGTCGAGCCGGAAGTCATCCTCATGGATGAGCCGGCCTCGGCGCTGGACCCGATCGCGACGTCTAAGATAGAGGACCTGATGAGAGAGCTGAAGGAGCGATACACGATCGTCATCGTCACCCATAACATGCAGCAGGCAGCCCGTGTCTCTGACCGGACGGCATTTTTCCTGATGGGAGAGCTAATCGAGTACGACTATACGAAGAAGCTGTTCGAGAACCCGGCGGACAGGCGTACTGAGGACTACATTACCGGCAGGTTCGGGTGA
- the pstA gene encoding phosphate ABC transporter permease PstA, with the protein MAAQYRYVVNNVGIGLLWLCGILTVLILLVIIGYVLINGLPVVSLEFLTQSPRGMQRAGGIFPTIVATIEITLIAVLVATPLAVAAAVYMAEYAGRSRIATIVRFGADSLAGIPSIMFGLFGYLFFVYYLRMGFSLLAGGLTLALMALPIILRVSEEAIKTVPDSYKSGSLALGASKLQTIRKVVLPTAIPGIMTGVILGMGRAVSETAAVLLTAGSVARVPESLFDPVRPMTVHMFILATENLSMKNALGTAAVLIIMILAITIASNYLTKRYIAKLGGRR; encoded by the coding sequence ATGGCAGCCCAGTACAGGTACGTAGTTAACAACGTCGGCATCGGGCTGCTCTGGCTATGCGGCATCCTGACCGTGCTGATCCTGCTCGTCATAATCGGCTATGTGCTGATCAACGGCCTGCCCGTGGTCAGCCTGGAGTTTCTGACCCAGTCGCCCCGGGGCATGCAGCGGGCGGGAGGCATCTTCCCCACGATCGTGGCCACAATTGAAATCACTTTGATCGCCGTGCTGGTAGCGACTCCGCTGGCGGTCGCAGCAGCCGTCTACATGGCAGAATATGCCGGCAGGAGCAGGATTGCTACCATCGTCCGGTTTGGCGCCGACAGCCTCGCCGGAATCCCGTCGATCATGTTTGGCCTGTTCGGATACCTGTTCTTCGTGTACTACCTGAGGATGGGATTCTCCCTGCTGGCCGGCGGTCTGACGCTCGCTCTCATGGCTCTCCCCATCATCCTGCGGGTATCAGAAGAGGCTATCAAGACCGTGCCTGACTCCTACAAATCGGGCAGTCTGGCGCTGGGAGCCAGCAAGTTGCAGACCATCCGCAAAGTCGTGCTGCCGACCGCCATCCCCGGTATTATGACCGGCGTCATCCTGGGCATGGGGAGGGCTGTCAGCGAGACGGCTGCAGTGCTGCTGACTGCAGGCAGCGTAGCGAGAGTGCCGGAGTCGCTTTTCGATCCGGTCCGGCCGATGACAGTCCACATGTTTATCCTGGCCACGGAAAACCTGTCGATGAAGAATGCATTAGGGACAGCGGCAGTGCTGATTATCATGATCCTGGCCATCACGATCGCCAGTAACTACTTGACGAAGAGGTATATCGCAAAACTTGGGGGTAGAAGATAA
- the pstC gene encoding phosphate ABC transporter permease subunit PstC codes for MSRTTEKIIEAGLLVCALSSIVTIFLIIVFIVAQGLPVILSEGPANFVGGLKWSPEHNLYGILPMIIGTFAVTTLSLLIALPLGVGCAILISEVAPAGVRDVIRPAIETLAAIPSVVYGLFGLILLVPLIRDYLGGNGFSILAGGVVLAIMILPTIISVSEDALRAVPRELREGSLAMGATEWQVITGIVVPAALSGIVTGAVLAMGRSIGETMAVLMVCGNSTLIPTSVLDMVRPMTAAIALEWSYASGRHQDALFSIGIVLLIVIMILNLIIYSAKKKRLNAGRM; via the coding sequence ATGAGCAGGACTACGGAAAAAATCATAGAAGCAGGCCTTCTGGTATGTGCCCTATCCTCTATCGTCACCATCTTCCTCATCATCGTCTTTATCGTGGCGCAGGGGCTTCCGGTGATTCTCAGCGAAGGCCCGGCAAACTTTGTCGGCGGCCTGAAATGGAGCCCGGAGCACAATCTGTACGGCATACTGCCCATGATCATAGGGACTTTTGCAGTTACGACCCTGTCTCTGCTGATCGCGCTGCCGCTGGGGGTGGGCTGTGCCATACTGATCTCGGAAGTGGCTCCAGCGGGCGTCCGGGACGTGATCCGGCCGGCCATCGAGACCCTGGCAGCGATCCCGTCGGTCGTTTATGGCCTTTTCGGCCTGATCCTGCTGGTGCCGCTCATCCGGGACTACCTCGGCGGCAACGGGTTCAGTATTCTGGCAGGCGGCGTAGTGCTCGCGATCATGATCCTGCCCACCATCATCAGTGTTTCAGAAGATGCCTTGCGGGCTGTGCCCCGGGAACTAAGGGAAGGCTCGCTGGCCATGGGCGCCACAGAGTGGCAGGTCATCACGGGCATCGTGGTGCCCGCCGCGCTATCGGGCATCGTCACAGGGGCAGTACTGGCGATGGGCAGATCGATAGGAGAAACCATGGCGGTTCTGATGGTCTGCGGCAATTCGACGCTTATCCCGACTTCAGTGCTCGACATGGTCCGGCCGATGACGGCGGCGATCGCGCTGGAGTGGTCGTACGCGTCGGGCAGGCACCAGGATGCGCTGTTCTCCATAGGTATCGTGCTCCTGATCGTCATCATGATCCTGAACTTGATCATATATTCCGCGAAGAAAAAGAGGCTCAACGCCGGGAGGATGTAG
- a CDS encoding phosphate ABC transporter substrate-binding protein, whose product MGEKLLIALITLTIVGAGMLVPGCTSAPPGVTTQDDELSGRVKIIGSTSVQPYATELADSFSVKYPGADALVSGGGSGAGIKAAQDGTAQIGMSSRELTEEEKASGLRAIVIGYDGIIVVVNPANPLSSLTRQQIKDIFAGRVTNWKDVGGSDAPVTVVTRESGSGTRAAFQEIVMGETNLTDRAVTLGSTGGITQTVSGDRNAIGYISYGSLDDSVKVLAVDGVAPSADAIKDGTYPIRRPFLFVTKGEPTDPVTKAFIEYTLSEEGQKLLAEGRLVTV is encoded by the coding sequence ATGGGCGAAAAGTTATTGATCGCGCTGATAACTCTCACAATCGTAGGAGCAGGAATGCTGGTGCCCGGCTGTACCAGCGCACCGCCCGGTGTAACTACGCAGGATGACGAACTGTCCGGCAGGGTTAAAATTATCGGGTCAACCTCTGTCCAACCTTATGCTACAGAGCTGGCAGACAGCTTTTCAGTCAAGTATCCGGGCGCCGACGCCCTCGTATCTGGCGGCGGCTCCGGGGCGGGCATCAAAGCTGCTCAGGATGGCACTGCGCAGATCGGCATGTCCTCCAGAGAGCTGACCGAGGAAGAGAAAGCCTCGGGCCTCCGGGCGATCGTCATCGGGTATGACGGCATCATTGTCGTCGTTAATCCTGCTAACCCATTATCCAGCCTTACCCGGCAGCAGATTAAGGATATTTTTGCGGGCAGAGTTACGAACTGGAAGGATGTCGGGGGCAGCGATGCGCCTGTTACCGTCGTGACGAGAGAGTCGGGCTCGGGCACCAGGGCCGCTTTCCAGGAGATCGTCATGGGCGAAACCAACCTTACTGACAGAGCAGTGACACTTGGCAGCACCGGCGGTATCACCCAGACCGTATCTGGTGACAGAAATGCCATAGGGTACATCTCTTACGGCTCGCTGGACGATTCTGTGAAGGTCCTGGCCGTAGACGGTGTTGCGCCTTCCGCAGATGCCATCAAGGATGGTACTTATCCGATCCGGAGGCCGTTCCTGTTCGTGACGAAAGGCGAGCCGACGGACCCGGTAACGAAAGCCTTCATAGAGTACACGTTGAGCGAAGAAGGGCAGAAGCTCCTGGCAGAGGGCAGGCTGGTGACTGTATAG
- a CDS encoding phosphate uptake regulator PhoU, whose protein sequence is MRENMETRKVQVTGGTTLIVSLPKSWATKVNLKGGDEVSLIPQTDGSLAVRTRNAPEVYHTKTIYIEGKDGDNLIREIIGAYIAGYNSIELRSSKILSKQRDTVRKTVNMLIGPEIIEETSDQIVLQDTLNPAELSVKKSIKRMFMIVSSMQENAITALKEKDFDLAKDVSDRDIEVDKLFLLVSKQFRMVMRNISIADKFAMSMEEHLDMRLCATPLERIGDHSAKICNMVQQIGYKTVPDDVLADIEDANRQSMKLVENAIDAMFKRNINQANSTFILRQEATQKLRKLDEEVLKLSSDISVPLGIILDSIDRVCDYGCNIAEIAINSAVSSTPK, encoded by the coding sequence ATGAGAGAGAATATGGAGACACGGAAAGTACAGGTTACAGGAGGCACGACCCTGATCGTATCGCTTCCGAAATCATGGGCCACTAAAGTCAACCTGAAAGGAGGCGACGAAGTCAGCCTGATCCCGCAGACCGACGGCTCGCTTGCGGTCAGGACTCGAAATGCTCCTGAAGTCTACCATACTAAGACGATCTACATCGAGGGCAAAGACGGCGACAACCTCATAAGGGAGATCATAGGCGCTTATATCGCCGGCTACAACTCTATCGAGCTTCGGTCCAGTAAAATCCTGTCAAAGCAGCGCGATACTGTAAGGAAGACTGTCAACATGCTCATCGGCCCGGAGATCATAGAGGAGACCTCCGATCAGATCGTGCTCCAGGACACCCTGAACCCCGCCGAGCTATCGGTTAAGAAGAGCATCAAGCGCATGTTTATGATTGTCAGCTCCATGCAGGAAAACGCGATCACAGCGCTGAAGGAAAAGGACTTCGACCTTGCCAAAGATGTGTCCGACCGCGACATCGAGGTCGATAAGCTCTTTCTGCTCGTCTCCAAGCAGTTCCGCATGGTCATGAGGAATATCTCCATAGCAGATAAGTTCGCCATGTCTATGGAAGAGCACCTGGACATGAGGCTCTGTGCAACCCCGCTGGAACGGATCGGGGATCACTCGGCCAAGATCTGTAACATGGTGCAGCAGATCGGCTATAAAACTGTGCCAGACGACGTCCTCGCCGACATCGAGGACGCCAACAGGCAGTCCATGAAGCTCGTCGAAAACGCGATTGACGCCATGTTCAAGAGGAACATTAACCAGGCTAACTCCACCTTTATCCTGAGACAGGAAGCTACGCAAAAGCTCCGAAAGCTCGACGAGGAAGTGCTGAAGCTGAGTTCCGACATCTCTGTGCCGCTGGGGATCATCCTCGACAGCATCGACAGGGTGTGCGATTATGGCTGCAATATTGCTGAAATCGCCATCAACTCGGCAGTTTCTTCGACCCCTAAGTAG
- a CDS encoding 23S rRNA (uridine(2552)-2'-O)-methyltransferase — MPAKKRDHYYNKAKQMGYRSRASFKLQFINKKHHIIKKGDTVVDLGAAPGGWLQVAKELNGGGKVIGVDLQRIEPIEGVETIKGDMTSPETQARIFEIVDEVDTVICDAAPNLSGNWALDHARSIDLATVALDVATKLLKKGGNFVVKVFQGDLYENYVKEVGKRFSYATTYKSQASRQQSAEIYVIGKGFLTTSLRKGDVVDVTIDAMGKTGDGIAHVDDFVVFVKGGSVGDKLKIKITDVKPSFAFADIVEKEK; from the coding sequence ATGCCAGCGAAAAAGAGAGATCATTATTACAACAAAGCTAAGCAGATGGGCTATCGCTCGAGAGCGTCGTTCAAGCTGCAGTTCATCAACAAAAAGCATCACATCATCAAGAAAGGCGATACCGTAGTAGACCTCGGAGCGGCCCCCGGCGGGTGGCTGCAGGTCGCGAAAGAGCTCAACGGAGGCGGCAAAGTAATCGGCGTCGACCTCCAGCGGATAGAGCCCATAGAAGGTGTCGAGACGATCAAGGGAGACATGACTTCTCCCGAGACTCAGGCCAGAATCTTCGAGATCGTGGATGAAGTAGATACGGTCATCTGCGATGCCGCACCCAACCTGTCCGGCAACTGGGCCCTCGACCACGCCAGGTCCATCGATCTGGCCACGGTAGCGCTCGACGTGGCTACGAAGCTCCTTAAGAAAGGAGGCAATTTCGTGGTAAAAGTATTCCAGGGCGACCTCTATGAGAACTACGTGAAAGAGGTAGGAAAGCGCTTTTCCTACGCCACGACTTACAAGTCCCAGGCATCCCGCCAGCAGAGCGCAGAGATCTACGTGATCGGCAAGGGATTCCTCACCACCAGCCTTCGCAAAGGCGACGTCGTGGACGTGACGATCGATGCGATGGGCAAGACCGGCGATGGCATCGCCCACGTCGACGACTTCGTGGTCTTCGTCAAAGGCGGCAGCGTCGGCGATAAGCTAAAAATAAAGATCACGGATGTCAAGCCCTCGTTTGCCTTCGCGGACATTGTGGAAAAAGAAAAATAA